In the genome of Pseudarthrobacter sp. IC2-21, one region contains:
- the ctaD gene encoding cytochrome c oxidase subunit I has protein sequence MATYTQSAPVGTLEAPVVPKSKGRIVVNWITSTDHKTIGYMYLIASFVFFCFGGVMALLIRAELFEPGMQILQTKEQYNQLFTMHGTVMLLMFATPLFAGFTNVIMPLQIGAPDVAFPRLNALAFWFFLFGSTIAVSGFITPQGAASFGWFAYAPLSNTTFSPGIGGDLWVFGLALSGFGTILGAVNFITTIICMRAPGMTMWRMPIFTWNALITSILVLMAFPPLAAALFALGADRRFGAHIFDPENGGAVLWQHLFWFFGHPEVYIIALPFFGIVSEIFPVFSRKPIFGYKGLVYATIAIAALSVTVWAHHMYVTGSVLLPFFAFMTMLIAVPTGVKFFNWIGTMWRGSLTFETPMLWSIGFLVTFLFGGLTGIILASPPLDFHVSDSYFVVAHFHYVVFGTVVFAMFAGFYFWWPKWTGKMLNERLGKIHFWLLFLGFHGTFLIQHWLGVEGMPRRYADYLVEDNFTWMNQFSTIASFVLGASLIPFFWNVYITWRSNEKVEVDDPWGFGASLEWATSCPPPRHNFTSLPRIRSERPALDLHHPELSQVHTVESPAPAAAVLGNADQKDTAQ, from the coding sequence GTGGCTACTTATACCCAATCCGCACCTGTAGGGACCCTAGAGGCTCCCGTAGTACCGAAATCCAAGGGACGCATCGTCGTCAACTGGATCACCTCCACTGACCACAAGACCATCGGGTACATGTACCTGATCGCGTCGTTTGTGTTCTTCTGCTTCGGCGGCGTCATGGCACTGCTGATTCGTGCTGAACTGTTCGAACCCGGCATGCAGATCCTGCAGACCAAGGAACAGTACAACCAGCTGTTCACCATGCACGGCACCGTGATGCTGCTGATGTTTGCAACACCCCTGTTTGCCGGGTTCACCAACGTGATCATGCCCCTGCAGATCGGTGCCCCGGATGTTGCTTTCCCGCGATTGAATGCGCTGGCGTTCTGGTTCTTCCTCTTCGGTTCGACCATTGCGGTGTCCGGATTCATCACCCCTCAGGGTGCTGCTTCCTTCGGCTGGTTCGCTTACGCACCGCTCTCCAACACCACCTTCAGCCCCGGCATTGGCGGTGACCTGTGGGTCTTCGGCCTGGCGTTGTCCGGGTTCGGCACCATCCTTGGTGCGGTCAACTTCATCACCACCATCATCTGCATGCGGGCTCCGGGCATGACCATGTGGCGGATGCCGATCTTCACCTGGAACGCCCTCATCACCTCCATCCTTGTCCTGATGGCGTTCCCGCCGCTGGCCGCTGCCCTGTTCGCGCTCGGCGCTGATCGCAGGTTTGGTGCCCACATCTTCGACCCGGAGAACGGCGGTGCGGTCCTCTGGCAGCACCTGTTCTGGTTCTTCGGCCACCCGGAGGTGTACATCATTGCGCTGCCGTTCTTCGGCATCGTTTCGGAAATCTTCCCGGTGTTCAGCCGCAAGCCGATCTTTGGCTACAAGGGCCTGGTCTACGCAACAATTGCCATCGCCGCTCTCTCCGTGACCGTCTGGGCGCACCACATGTACGTCACCGGTTCGGTGCTGCTGCCGTTCTTCGCGTTCATGACCATGCTGATCGCGGTGCCCACCGGTGTGAAGTTCTTCAACTGGATCGGCACCATGTGGCGGGGGTCGCTGACGTTCGAAACTCCGATGCTGTGGAGCATCGGCTTCCTGGTCACGTTCCTCTTCGGCGGGCTGACCGGCATCATCCTGGCCTCGCCGCCGCTGGACTTCCACGTCTCGGACTCGTACTTCGTTGTGGCGCACTTCCACTACGTGGTGTTCGGCACCGTCGTGTTCGCGATGTTCGCCGGGTTCTACTTCTGGTGGCCTAAGTGGACAGGCAAGATGCTCAACGAGCGTCTCGGCAAGATCCACTTCTGGCTGCTCTTCCTGGGCTTCCACGGCACGTTCCTCATCCAGCACTGGCTGGGCGTCGAGGGTATGCCCCGCCGCTACGCCGACTACCTGGTGGAGGATAACTTCACCTGGATGAACCAGTTCTCCACCATCGCGTCGTTCGTCCTCGGCGCTTCGCTGATTCCGTTCTTCTGGAACGTCTACATCACCTGGCGCAGCAATGAAAAGGTTGAAGTGGATGACCCGTGGGGCTTCGGTGCCTCGCTGGAGTGGGCCACCTCGTGCCCGCCGCCGCGCCACAACTTCACGTCCCTGCCCCGCATCCGGTCAGAGCGTCCCGCCTTGGACCTGCACCACCCGGAGCTCTCACAGGTACACACCGTCGAGTCGCCTGCTCCCGCAGCAGCTGTGCTCGGTAACGCCGACCAGAAGGACACAGCCCAGTGA
- a CDS encoding alpha/beta hydrolase, translating to MDWQPDILGAGFEACTFEAAGTDAVRRTATLVRFRPGKVEPGAPAARAGSPQRLRRAVLFLHGWSDYFFNADLARFWHRSGYDFYALDMHNHGRSLRPGTPGGYVADLADYDAEIGEAVTMIRADSDAWDQDLTLMGHSTGGLVAALWVSRHPAVVSHLILNSPWLEMHGSSLVRLAASTMVRPVARFRPEAVLRLPERGFYWRTISSSADGEWTLDDRFRPPMAFPLRAGWLSAVLTGHARVARGLGIDIPILVLLSQGSANGPFWTEEMRRTDAVLDVDIIALRALTLGRTVTVERIDGALHDVFLSPAPVRADAYARLSRWLRGYATPEPGSAGPGTVAPGTAGPGADA from the coding sequence ATGGACTGGCAGCCTGACATCCTCGGTGCCGGCTTCGAGGCGTGCACCTTCGAAGCCGCGGGAACCGACGCCGTCCGGCGGACCGCGACACTGGTTCGGTTTCGTCCCGGCAAGGTCGAGCCCGGCGCACCCGCTGCGCGCGCCGGCAGCCCGCAGCGACTGCGGCGGGCGGTGCTGTTCCTGCACGGCTGGAGCGATTACTTCTTCAACGCTGACCTGGCCCGCTTTTGGCACCGTAGCGGCTATGACTTCTACGCGTTGGACATGCACAACCACGGCCGCAGCTTGCGCCCCGGGACGCCTGGGGGCTACGTGGCAGACCTGGCCGACTATGACGCCGAAATCGGCGAGGCTGTGACCATGATCCGGGCCGACTCGGATGCCTGGGACCAGGATCTGACGCTCATGGGTCATTCCACCGGCGGCCTTGTGGCAGCCTTGTGGGTCAGCCGCCACCCCGCCGTGGTGTCGCATCTGATCCTGAACAGCCCGTGGCTGGAGATGCATGGCAGCTCACTGGTGCGCCTGGCAGCCTCCACGATGGTCAGGCCAGTGGCACGTTTCCGGCCCGAGGCCGTCCTGCGGCTCCCCGAACGGGGGTTCTACTGGCGGACCATCAGCAGTTCCGCCGATGGTGAGTGGACCCTCGACGACAGGTTTCGGCCGCCCATGGCTTTCCCGCTCCGCGCGGGCTGGCTTAGCGCCGTCTTGACCGGCCACGCCCGGGTGGCGCGGGGGCTCGGCATCGATATCCCCATCCTGGTGCTGCTCTCGCAGGGCAGCGCCAACGGCCCGTTCTGGACTGAAGAGATGAGGCGGACCGATGCGGTGCTGGACGTGGATATCATCGCTCTCCGGGCGCTCACGCTGGGCCGCACCGTCACGGTGGAGCGCATTGACGGCGCGTTGCATGACGTCTTCCTCTCCCCCGCTCCTGTGCGTGCCGACGCGTACGCGCGGCTTTCGAGATGGTTACGGGGTTACGCCACCCCTGAACCCGGGTCTGCAGGCCCCGGCACTGTGGCCCCGGGAACTGCGGGCCCCGGAGCCGACGCGTGA
- a CDS encoding quinone-dependent dihydroorotate dehydrogenase, with the protein MRVYPTFFKLAFSWMDAERAHKIGFNGVKLAHTTGAGRLLQRFTAPASSLQTTAFGVTFPSPFGLAAGFDKEGLGIEALTELGFGHVEVGTITGQAQPGNEKPRLFRLIEDRAVINRMGFNNDGAAAVEPRLKAARAALQRKHPNIRPVIGVNIGKSKVVELDDAVADYLISARSLAPAADYLVVNVSSPNTPGLRLLQDVQTLRPLLAAVGQEADKAAGRHVPLLVKIAPDLSDEDIDDVAKLALDLKLDGIIATNTTIGRTGLKSPEAKVAACGAGGLSGAPLKRRSLEVLRRLRDATGGAVTLVAVGGVETAQDVQERLDSGATLVQGYTAFLYEGPFWAARINRELAKMRRAER; encoded by the coding sequence ATGCGCGTATATCCGACTTTCTTTAAGCTGGCCTTTTCATGGATGGACGCCGAACGCGCCCATAAGATCGGATTCAACGGGGTAAAACTGGCCCACACCACCGGTGCGGGCCGGCTGCTCCAGCGGTTTACGGCACCTGCTTCGTCGCTGCAGACCACTGCCTTCGGCGTTACCTTCCCGTCCCCGTTCGGCCTTGCCGCCGGCTTCGACAAGGAAGGACTGGGCATCGAAGCCCTTACTGAACTCGGCTTCGGTCATGTCGAAGTCGGCACCATCACAGGTCAGGCACAGCCCGGAAACGAGAAGCCACGCCTCTTCCGCCTGATTGAAGACCGCGCCGTGATCAACAGAATGGGATTCAACAATGACGGCGCTGCCGCCGTCGAACCCCGCCTCAAGGCGGCACGGGCGGCCCTCCAGCGCAAGCACCCCAACATTCGCCCGGTGATCGGGGTGAACATTGGCAAAAGCAAGGTTGTGGAGCTTGACGACGCCGTGGCCGACTATCTGATCAGCGCACGCAGCCTCGCACCGGCGGCTGACTATCTGGTGGTCAATGTCAGCTCCCCCAATACCCCCGGGCTTCGCCTCCTGCAGGATGTCCAGACGCTTCGTCCGTTGCTCGCGGCGGTGGGGCAGGAGGCGGACAAAGCTGCCGGCCGCCACGTCCCGCTGCTGGTAAAGATCGCCCCGGACCTGAGTGACGAGGACATCGACGACGTCGCCAAGCTGGCGCTGGACCTGAAGCTGGACGGAATCATCGCCACCAACACCACCATCGGGCGCACCGGACTCAAGTCACCCGAGGCCAAGGTGGCAGCATGCGGTGCCGGAGGCCTTTCCGGTGCCCCGTTAAAGCGGCGGTCCCTTGAGGTCCTGCGCCGGCTCAGGGACGCCACCGGGGGAGCGGTCACCCTCGTGGCCGTAGGCGGGGTTGAAACGGCGCAGGATGTCCAGGAGCGCCTGGACTCCGGGGCAACCCTGGTCCAGGGCTACACTGCCTTCCTCTATGAAGGTCCGTTCTGGGCAGCACGGATCAACCGCGAACTGGCCAAGATGCGCCGGGCTGAGCGTTAA
- a CDS encoding DUF3043 domain-containing protein gives MFGRKKEAPTAQESIDQQAAEAAARQDAALGKGAPTPKRKAQEAARKRPLVPEDRKASKAAERQAVQDQRAKMRQALDTGDEKFLPLRDKGPQKRFARDYVDARFSLGEYLMFGALVFVIISLIVPASSEQMVYVLGGFWVMFLAVFVDVFILSRQLRKKLAAKFGEVERGTVWYGSMRSMQFRKLRLPKPLVKRGQYPS, from the coding sequence GTGTTCGGACGTAAAAAGGAAGCGCCTACGGCGCAGGAATCAATAGACCAGCAGGCCGCTGAAGCGGCAGCCCGGCAGGATGCCGCGTTGGGCAAGGGTGCGCCCACCCCCAAGCGCAAGGCTCAGGAAGCGGCCCGCAAGAGGCCGCTGGTACCGGAGGATCGGAAGGCGTCGAAGGCTGCTGAGCGGCAGGCTGTACAGGACCAGCGGGCCAAAATGCGCCAGGCACTGGACACCGGCGATGAGAAGTTCCTGCCGTTGCGTGACAAGGGGCCGCAGAAGCGTTTCGCCCGCGATTACGTTGACGCCCGCTTCAGCCTCGGCGAATACCTGATGTTCGGGGCCTTGGTGTTTGTGATTATTTCCCTGATTGTTCCCGCCTCCAGCGAGCAGATGGTCTATGTTCTGGGCGGCTTCTGGGTCATGTTCCTTGCCGTTTTTGTCGACGTTTTCATTCTGTCCCGCCAGTTGCGCAAAAAGCTGGCGGCGAAGTTCGGTGAGGTGGAGCGCGGCACCGTCTGGTACGGCTCGATGCGTTCGATGCAGTTCCGCAAACTGAGGCTGCCGAAGCCGCTCGTCAAGCGTGGTCAGTACCCCTCCTGA
- a CDS encoding dipeptidase: MTPNSAHTPPDARTPDAVGTPGQSFLSIEGAGLREAVARSFDATLSRLKDLVAIPGIAWPSFDPAPLDASATAVAGLLRAAGLDDVQILRSHKADGLPGGPAVVARRPAAAGKETILLYAHHDVQPPGDPALWESEPFAAVERNGRLYGRGAADDKAGIMAHVAAYTAAAEVLGEEFGLGVTFFIEGEEEAGSPTFRTFLEAHRELLRADVIVVADSSNWKVGVPALTTSLRGLVDGTIEVQVLDHAVHSGMFGGPVLDAPTLLSRLIATLHDADGNVAIEGLVSYDNAAVDLTEAEYRSDSSVLDGVRLAGTGSIAARLWTKPALSIIGFDAPAVEVASNTLLPRARAKFSLRLAPGQNPQEAMDAVQRHVEANAPFGARVVFTPGESGNSFLADTASAAAKTAMWALGEAWGVPAVEMGIGGSIPFIADLVDVYPDVQILVTGVEDPDSRAHSANESLHIGDFKNAVVAEALLLARLNADGIA, encoded by the coding sequence ATGACACCCAATTCAGCACATACGCCTCCGGACGCCAGAACCCCCGACGCCGTCGGCACTCCCGGTCAGTCCTTCCTGTCCATCGAAGGGGCCGGACTTCGCGAGGCCGTAGCCCGTTCCTTCGACGCAACCCTGAGCCGGTTGAAGGATCTTGTGGCCATACCCGGCATCGCGTGGCCAAGTTTTGATCCGGCGCCGCTGGATGCCAGCGCAACTGCCGTGGCCGGCCTGCTGCGCGCGGCGGGACTCGACGATGTCCAGATCCTGCGCAGCCACAAGGCAGACGGCCTTCCGGGCGGCCCGGCCGTCGTCGCACGGCGGCCGGCCGCGGCAGGAAAGGAGACCATTCTGCTCTACGCCCACCACGACGTGCAGCCCCCCGGCGATCCCGCGCTGTGGGAATCGGAGCCCTTTGCCGCCGTCGAACGCAACGGAAGGCTCTATGGGCGGGGCGCCGCTGATGATAAGGCCGGAATCATGGCCCACGTTGCGGCCTACACTGCAGCGGCGGAGGTTCTGGGCGAGGAGTTCGGCCTCGGTGTCACATTCTTCATCGAAGGCGAAGAGGAGGCGGGCTCGCCGACGTTCCGCACCTTCCTTGAAGCGCACCGTGAACTGCTGCGGGCCGACGTGATTGTTGTTGCAGACTCGAGCAACTGGAAGGTTGGCGTTCCCGCCCTGACCACCAGCCTGCGCGGCCTCGTGGACGGAACCATTGAAGTCCAGGTGCTTGACCACGCCGTGCATTCAGGAATGTTCGGCGGCCCGGTGCTTGACGCTCCAACCCTGCTTTCCCGCCTGATTGCCACCCTCCACGACGCGGACGGCAACGTGGCCATCGAGGGTCTGGTTTCTTATGACAATGCCGCTGTGGACCTCACGGAGGCGGAGTACCGTTCGGATTCGTCCGTGCTCGACGGCGTACGGCTGGCTGGCACGGGAAGTATCGCCGCCCGCCTCTGGACCAAGCCGGCCCTCTCCATCATCGGATTTGACGCGCCTGCAGTTGAGGTCGCATCCAATACCCTCCTGCCGCGGGCGCGCGCCAAGTTCAGCCTCCGTTTGGCGCCGGGCCAAAACCCCCAAGAGGCCATGGACGCCGTCCAGCGGCACGTGGAAGCCAATGCACCCTTTGGCGCGAGAGTCGTGTTCACTCCCGGCGAGAGCGGCAACTCGTTCCTCGCCGACACGGCATCAGCCGCGGCGAAGACAGCCATGTGGGCGCTCGGCGAGGCCTGGGGTGTCCCTGCCGTGGAAATGGGCATCGGAGGTTCGATTCCGTTCATTGCCGATCTGGTGGACGTCTACCCCGACGTACAGATCCTGGTGACCGGCGTGGAGGACCCGGATTCACGCGCGCACAGCGCCAACGAGTCGCTTCACATTGGCGACTTCAAGAACGCCGTGGTTGCCGAGGCGTTGCTGCTGGCGCGCCTGAACGCCGACGGGATCGCGTGA
- the coxB gene encoding cytochrome c oxidase subunit II, producing the protein MSSQNRTGSRRKTITSISGLAVAGALVLTGCSPEVSRGWLPTERGTTNHTDRIMDLWVNSWIAALVVGIITWGLIVWCLVAYRRRKGTVGFPKQISFNLPLEVFYLTIPIFMVLVFFYFTDRDQQAIDDRSQPADVVVDVRGKQWAWDFNYKSGTVIQEDLYEAGVQAHLTGNTIDKEALPTLYLPVNKSVDLELNARDVIHSFWVPAFLQKRDMIPGKTNYIRFTPTKEGTYDGKCAELCGEYHSEMLFRVKVVSETEFQSHMDKLKAAGNTGLLGAEYDRNPNLNETK; encoded by the coding sequence GTGAGTTCGCAGAACCGAACCGGCAGCCGACGCAAAACGATCACTTCGATCTCAGGCTTGGCAGTTGCCGGCGCGTTGGTTTTGACTGGATGTTCGCCAGAGGTATCGAGGGGGTGGCTGCCCACCGAACGCGGCACCACCAATCACACTGACCGGATCATGGACCTCTGGGTCAACTCATGGATTGCCGCCCTCGTTGTGGGCATCATTACCTGGGGCTTGATCGTCTGGTGCCTTGTTGCCTACCGCCGCCGCAAGGGAACCGTCGGGTTCCCGAAGCAAATCAGCTTTAACCTCCCGCTTGAGGTGTTCTACCTGACCATCCCGATCTTCATGGTCCTGGTGTTCTTCTACTTCACTGACCGTGACCAGCAGGCCATCGATGACCGCTCACAGCCGGCCGATGTCGTTGTGGACGTCCGTGGAAAGCAGTGGGCGTGGGACTTCAACTACAAGTCCGGCACCGTCATCCAGGAAGACCTCTACGAGGCCGGCGTCCAGGCACACCTGACGGGCAACACCATCGACAAGGAAGCTCTTCCGACGCTCTACTTGCCGGTGAACAAGTCAGTTGATCTTGAACTGAACGCCCGCGACGTCATTCACTCCTTCTGGGTTCCCGCCTTCCTTCAGAAGCGCGACATGATCCCCGGGAAGACCAACTACATCCGGTTCACTCCCACTAAAGAGGGAACCTATGACGGCAAGTGCGCAGAACTCTGCGGCGAGTACCACTCGGAAATGCTGTTCCGCGTCAAGGTTGTCTCTGAAACCGAATTCCAGTCCCACATGGACAAGCTCAAGGCGGCCGGTAACACGGGCCTCCTCGGGGCAGAGTATGACCGCAACCCGAACCTGAACGAAACGAAGTAG
- a CDS encoding alpha/beta hydrolase, whose product MPATGSGTATEPLPEGEACPWAEDFLGPSFESRPLPLRPDAEGAVVATLIRSAAPAAGVAPDVPPAADGQAKVQVVLYLHGWADYFLQTELAEHLTSAGFHFYALDLRKFGRSLREWQTAGYATNLDIYDEDISAAIAAIRADLSPGTGPDGPLSVHMLAHSLGGLIAALWADRHPGQLASLILNAPWLELQGSSLVRNLAMRLVEPVARADPRRPFLLPEMPGYWQSVSSAAHGEWELNPVWRPAASFPIRAGWVKAVLAGHAAVARSLDIAVPVLVMLSDRTRIQPEWSEELMHADAVIDVEETASRALRLGRKVSVFRYPGAIHDVFLSQQRIRQAAYRDVACWVGSYPCGEAASTAPP is encoded by the coding sequence TTGCCCGCCACCGGCTCCGGTACGGCGACGGAGCCGCTTCCGGAGGGGGAAGCCTGCCCTTGGGCCGAAGATTTCCTGGGCCCCTCCTTTGAGTCCCGCCCGTTGCCTTTAAGGCCCGACGCCGAAGGTGCCGTGGTTGCCACCCTCATCCGGTCCGCAGCGCCGGCAGCGGGCGTGGCACCGGATGTGCCCCCTGCGGCGGACGGTCAGGCCAAGGTCCAGGTGGTGCTTTACCTGCACGGCTGGGCCGACTACTTCCTCCAAACCGAACTGGCGGAGCATCTCACGTCAGCGGGCTTCCACTTTTATGCCCTGGATCTGAGGAAGTTCGGGCGGAGCCTGCGGGAATGGCAGACGGCCGGCTACGCGACAAACCTCGATATTTACGATGAGGACATCAGCGCCGCAATAGCGGCGATCCGTGCCGACTTGTCGCCCGGGACCGGACCGGACGGGCCGCTGTCCGTGCACATGCTGGCCCATTCCCTCGGGGGCCTCATCGCCGCGCTATGGGCGGACCGTCATCCCGGCCAGCTGGCCTCGCTCATCCTCAATGCCCCATGGCTGGAGCTACAGGGCAGCAGCCTCGTGCGGAACCTCGCCATGCGCCTGGTGGAGCCGGTGGCCCGTGCGGACCCGAGGCGTCCCTTCCTCTTGCCCGAGATGCCCGGCTACTGGCAAAGCGTCAGCAGCGCAGCGCACGGTGAGTGGGAGCTCAATCCGGTGTGGCGGCCAGCCGCGTCGTTTCCCATCCGGGCCGGCTGGGTGAAGGCTGTGCTGGCCGGGCACGCCGCCGTGGCCAGAAGCCTGGACATCGCGGTGCCCGTTCTGGTGATGCTTTCAGACCGGACCAGGATTCAGCCTGAATGGTCCGAGGAACTGATGCATGCTGACGCCGTGATCGACGTCGAAGAGACCGCGTCACGGGCACTGCGGCTGGGCCGTAAAGTCTCCGTGTTCCGGTATCCCGGTGCCATCCACGACGTTTTCCTCTCCCAGCAGCGGATCCGTCAGGCGGCCTACCGGGATGTTGCCTGCTGGGTGGGGTCTTATCCCTGCGGGGAGGCTGCGTCCACAGCGCCGCCGTAA
- a CDS encoding iron-sulfur cluster assembly accessory protein produces the protein MSTATNENTTETAASASDELAAHEVKLTDVAAGKVRSLLEQEGRTDLRLRVAVQPGGCSGLIYQLYFDERLLDGDAVRDYDGVEVVVDKMSVPYLSGASIDFEDTISKQGFTIDNPNAGGSCACGDSFH, from the coding sequence ATGAGCACCGCAACCAACGAGAACACCACCGAAACCGCAGCATCAGCCAGCGATGAACTGGCCGCGCACGAGGTCAAACTGACCGACGTCGCTGCAGGGAAGGTCCGCAGCCTGCTTGAGCAGGAAGGCCGCACTGATCTCCGCCTCCGTGTTGCCGTCCAGCCCGGCGGCTGCTCGGGCCTGATCTACCAGCTCTACTTCGACGAGCGTCTTCTGGACGGCGATGCCGTCCGTGACTACGACGGCGTTGAAGTTGTCGTGGACAAGATGAGCGTGCCCTACCTCAGTGGCGCGAGCATCGACTTCGAAGACACCATCTCCAAGCAGGGTTTCACCATTGACAACCCCAATGCCGGAGGCTCCTGCGCATGTGGTGATTCGTTCCACTGA
- the recO gene encoding DNA repair protein RecO yields MVQQSFAARSYRDDAVVLRTHKLGEADRIITLLTKHHGQVRAVAKGVRRTSSKFGARLEPFMVADLQLVSGKTLDIVTQAVAKGSYGGEIAADYGRYTVAAAMTETAEKLTDVDGEAGTAQYNLLVGALASLSRGDHAPGLILDSYLLRALATGGWAPSFTVCARCGAPGPHNAFSAPLGGMVCADCRPPGSPAPAAETVSLLGALLTGDWTTADGSAVPHRREAAGLVAAYLQWHLERVLKSLKHVERG; encoded by the coding sequence GTGGTCCAACAATCCTTTGCTGCGCGGTCCTACCGCGATGATGCCGTGGTGCTGCGTACCCACAAGCTGGGCGAGGCTGACCGCATCATCACCCTCCTGACGAAGCACCACGGCCAGGTCCGGGCGGTTGCCAAGGGCGTGCGGCGGACCAGCAGCAAGTTTGGGGCCAGGCTGGAGCCGTTTATGGTTGCGGACCTGCAGCTGGTCTCGGGAAAAACGCTGGACATTGTCACGCAGGCTGTTGCCAAAGGCTCTTACGGTGGCGAGATTGCCGCGGATTACGGACGCTATACGGTTGCTGCGGCCATGACCGAGACAGCCGAGAAACTGACTGACGTCGACGGTGAAGCCGGCACGGCCCAATACAACCTGTTGGTGGGGGCACTGGCGTCGCTCAGCCGCGGAGACCATGCGCCGGGGCTGATTCTGGATTCGTACCTGTTGCGGGCCCTCGCAACCGGCGGGTGGGCGCCGAGCTTTACGGTCTGCGCCCGCTGCGGCGCGCCTGGACCGCACAACGCTTTTTCGGCTCCGCTCGGCGGCATGGTCTGCGCTGACTGCCGGCCGCCCGGATCGCCCGCGCCTGCAGCCGAGACCGTCTCGCTGCTCGGTGCCCTTCTCACCGGTGACTGGACCACCGCGGACGGTTCGGCCGTACCGCACCGGCGCGAAGCTGCCGGGCTGGTTGCTGCCTACCTGCAATGGCACCTTGAGCGTGTCCTAAAATCCCTCAAACATGTGGAGCGTGGCTGA
- a CDS encoding isoprenyl transferase produces MALGKKKNPARTRTSPVIAPYPHPSGAVAPAIPAEFIPRHVAIVMDGNGRWANQRGLPRIEGHKAGEPALLDVMAGAIELGIEYVSVYAFSTENWRRSPEEVRFLMGFNKDVLRRQRNQLDEWGVRVRWSGRRPRLWGSVIRELEEAEEFTAANSTCTLTMCVNYGGRAEITDAVSAIAEEVAAGRLKPGSITEKTIQRFLDEPDLPDVDLFLRSSGEQRLSNFLLWQSAYAEFVFMDTLWPDVDRRTLWDAVEIYAQRDRRYGGAVDAASPQG; encoded by the coding sequence GTGGCCCTGGGAAAAAAGAAGAACCCTGCACGGACACGGACTTCCCCTGTGATTGCTCCGTATCCGCACCCGTCCGGCGCGGTTGCGCCGGCGATCCCGGCCGAGTTCATCCCGCGCCATGTGGCCATTGTGATGGACGGCAACGGCCGCTGGGCCAACCAGCGCGGTTTGCCCCGGATCGAGGGTCACAAAGCGGGAGAACCGGCCCTGCTTGACGTGATGGCCGGAGCGATAGAGCTGGGCATTGAATATGTGAGTGTTTACGCTTTCTCGACCGAAAACTGGCGGCGCTCCCCGGAGGAGGTCCGCTTCCTGATGGGATTTAACAAGGATGTGCTGCGCCGCCAGCGGAACCAGCTCGATGAGTGGGGTGTCCGTGTCCGGTGGTCCGGACGCCGCCCCAGGCTCTGGGGATCGGTTATCCGCGAGCTCGAAGAGGCGGAGGAGTTCACCGCGGCAAACAGCACATGCACCTTAACCATGTGTGTTAACTACGGCGGCCGGGCCGAGATCACCGATGCGGTGTCCGCCATCGCCGAAGAGGTGGCGGCAGGCCGGCTGAAGCCGGGATCGATCACGGAGAAGACCATCCAAAGGTTCCTGGACGAACCAGATCTGCCGGACGTTGACCTGTTCCTGCGCAGCTCGGGGGAGCAGCGCCTCTCCAACTTCCTGCTGTGGCAGTCGGCGTACGCCGAGTTCGTCTTTATGGACACCTTGTGGCCCGATGTTGACCGCCGGACACTCTGGGATGCGGTGGAAATCTATGCCCAGCGGGACCGGCGTTACGGCGGCGCTGTGGACGCAGCCTCCCCGCAGGGATAA